A genomic stretch from Coffea arabica cultivar ET-39 chromosome 10c, Coffea Arabica ET-39 HiFi, whole genome shotgun sequence includes:
- the LOC113714283 gene encoding mitochondrial uncoupling protein 4-like, translating into MGLKSFVEGGIASIVAGCSTHPLDLIKVRMQLQGEQPAQQVLTLRPALAFHPSHAISVHNNLDVHPTPLPQVAKSGPISVGIKIMQTEGVAALFSGVSASVLRQTLYSTTRMGLYEVFKQKWSDPSSGKFPLSRKIAAGLLAGGIGAAVGNPADVAMVRMQADGRLPVSQRRNYKGVVDAITKMSREEGIASLWRGSSLTVNRAMIVTASQLASYDQIKEAILDHGVMNDGLGTHVTASFAAGFVAAVASNPVDVIKTRVMNMKVQPGMAPPYSGAVDCALKTIRSEGPMALYKGFIPTISRQGPFTVVLFVTLEQVRKILKDF; encoded by the coding sequence ATGGGTTTGAAAAGTTTCGTCGAGGGTGGCATTGCTAGCATCGTTGCCGGCTGTTCTACGCACCCATTGGACCTTATCAAGGTCCGAATGCAACTTCAGGGAGAACAGCCTGCCCAACAGGTTTTGACTCTTCGTCCAGCCTTGGCCTTCCATCCTTCTCATGCAATCTCTGTTCATAACAATCTCGACGTTCATCCTACGCCGCTCCCGCAAGTCGCTAAATCAGGGCCCATTTCTGTGGGGATCAAGATTATGCAGACCGAAGGCGTAGCCGCCTTGTTTTCCGGCGTCTCCGCCTCTGTCCTCCGCCAGACATTGTATTCCACCACCAGGATGGGCTTGTACGAGGTTTTCAAGCAAAAATGGTCCGACCCCAGCTCCGGGAAATTCCCGCTCAGCCGGAAAATCGCAGCCGGATTGCTCGCCGGGGGCATTGGAGCCGCCGTGGGAAACCCGGCTGACGTGGCAATGGTCCGCATGCAAGCCGACGGAAGGCTCCCTGTGTCTCAGCGGCGTAATTACAAGGGGGTCGTGGATGCAATTACTAAAATGTCCCGGGAGGAGGGGATCGCGAGCCTGTGGCGCGGCTCATCTCTCACAGTGAACCGAGCCATGATTGTTACTGCATCACAGCTTGCATCCTATGATCAAATCAAGGAAGCCATACTGGATCATGGAGTAATGAATGATGGGCTTGGGACCCATGTCACGGCGAGCTTTGCCGCCGGGTTCGTGGCTGCGGTGGCGTCGAACCCGGTGGATGTGATCAAGACCAGGGTGATGAATATGAAAGTTCAGCCAGGGATGGCACCGCCATATTCGGGTGCGGTAGATTGTGCCCTCAAGACAATTAGGTCCGAGGGGCCAATGGCTCTTTACAAGGGCTTTATTCCCACAATTTCCAGGCAGGGCCCTTTTACTGTGGTTTTGTTTGTCACGCTAGAGCAAGTCAGGAAAATTCTCAAGGATTTCTAA